Proteins from a genomic interval of Rosa chinensis cultivar Old Blush chromosome 2, RchiOBHm-V2, whole genome shotgun sequence:
- the LOC112186799 gene encoding protein IN CHLOROPLAST ATPASE BIOGENESIS, chloroplastic: MKVGGGVVYGRPRATAFPTVLLGHGRASPRCSYSSSSSDHVSFIKEVAGTQPPQHLSQLLKMLKTRGDSIISPGAKQGLIPLAVPLSKNSSGAVTALLRWPTAPPGMDMPVVEVKKHGVWLLAKNVDQLIHRILVEEDAKHSGESNEEIFHASGDAGEKLYKKGDFAKSEISKLDIYILRKVGLFPDVLERKVKWHFEEGDQVSALVTGEFYTKKEHFPGFARPFVFNAEVLLKVGRTVEAKDAARGALKSPWWTLGCKYQEVADIAQWEDEQIEYIKERVSEEGRQADLKKGKAPAQVALDEAAFLLDLASVEESWDECVEQVANCYKEGGLPDIAKFVLCRD; encoded by the exons ATGAAAGTTGGCGGCGGAGTAGTGTACGGACGTCCTCGAGCCACTGCTTTTCCCACTGTGCTTCTTGGCCATGGCAGAGCTAGTCCACGCTGTTCTTATTCCTCTTCCAGTTCTG ACCATGTGTCTTTCATTAAGGAGGTGGCAGGAACTCAGCCTCCACAGCATTTGAGCCAGCTGCTGAAAATGCTCAAGACCAGAG GTGATTCTATTATTTCTCCAGGAGCAAAGCAAGGTTTAATCCCCCTTGCCGTACCACTTTCAAAAAATAGCTCAG GTGCTGTAACTGCATTGCTTCGGTGGCCTACAGCTCCACCAGG TATGGATATGCCGGTAGTTGAGGTCAAGAAGCATGGGGTGTGGCTTTTAGCTAAAAAT GTAGACCAACTTATCCATAGAATTCTAGTTGAAGAAGATGCTAAACACTCTGGGGAAAGCAATGAAGAGATATTTCATGCATCTGGTGATGCTGGGGAGAAACTTTATAAAAAGGGTGACTTTGCCAAGTCAGAGATTTCAAAACTAGATATCTACATTTTAAGAAAA GTTGGTTTATTTCCAGATGTCTTGGAGCGCAAAGTGAAGTGGCATTTTGAGGAAGGGGACCAA GTCTCAGCTTTGGTAACAGGAGAATTCTACACAAAGAAGGAGCATTTTCCTGGATTTGCACGGCCTTTTGTATTCAATGCTGAGGTTTTGCTGAA GGTCGGTCGTACAGTTGAAGCTAAAGATGCTGCTAGGGGAGCTTTAAAATCACCCTGGTGGACTCTGGGGTGCAAATACCAG GAAGTTGCTGATATAGCACAATGGGAGGATGAGCAAATTGAGTACATTAAGGAGAGGGTGAGTGAGGAGGGAAGGCAAGCAGATCTGAAAAAGGGGAAAGCCCCTGCACAG GTCGCATTGGATGAAGCAGCTTTTTTATTGGATTTAGCTTCTGTTGAAGAGAGTTGGGATGAATGTGTGGAGCAGGTTGCTAATTGTTACAAAGAAGGTGGCCTCCCAGATATTGCAAAATTTGTGCTATGCAGAGATTGA
- the LOC112186798 gene encoding filament-like plant protein 7 isoform X2, whose translation MEAILNEKAELEKDLKALSDKLASALSDCKNKDELVKKHANMAQEAVQGWEKVEAEAGFLKQELDKSLQLRDAGEERISQLDGALKECMQQLRYVRDEQQQRVHDAVMKTTREFEKSQMVLEEKLAETSKRLSKIGAENTHLSKALSVKEKLTEDLRKQLSQMEADLNALMARLESTEKDNASLTYEVRVLEKELDIRNEEREFNRRTADASHKQHLEGAKKIAKLESECQRLRLLVRKRLPGPAALVKMKNEVEMLGRDSVDMRRRSLSPNGLRYDSTADKFPEAPTKRINFLTEQLCAMEEENAILKEALNKKMNELQFSKNMYNRAASKLSQVETAVGESPRGTLMPHEPSVASMSDIGSDDKASCAESWASALITELEHFRNEKQKGLPACKTVGASDINLMDDFVEMEKLAVVSADKVSVGSYASSPANTFAGHLENQYSSELGGSDIVPVSDSESGFSLSNRETSRIVDVKAPHWLQDIVKLVLEHSRVAGRSPEQIQEDIRIALATTTNPSSAKSCISWKSSNQCPVTDSTNGVSDQQLQPDLKKSICKIIELIEGISLPSPDYNTDARYKNSETQAGYMVRVFQWKTSELGTLLQQFVHACYNLLNGKAGLDKFAEELTTALDWILNHCFSLQDVSSMKDAIKKQFDWDDTRSESEAEVGMVGHYSDADKFRVLRAHTSFRPMAPSSNGHGSQIEELQSNLVQENQKLKDELANTESGKKELEGRLQSACDKSEFLINQLKESEKIIASLQEELQSLRDSKSLMEDQLKTQKTMNEDLDTQLTVTRVELSETHQKFSSLEDELENKYNCCEELEASCVDLQLQLESMKTKSPDSNLNQEERQDQTEWEITAASEKLAECQETILNLGKQLKAMAAPREAALFDKVIADPTDVNTTTTIATGATSNKTMSRRSSLLDQMLAEDGTTTKDFISPKTKEVDNNFTSTFGPKRVVEPLENILNLNVKHQDENAATGSFALVPSKKRSGSLWRKLLWRRTKSSSKKAPLPIAS comes from the exons ATGGAGGCAATTCTTAATGAGAAGGCAGAGCTAGAGAAAGATTTGAAAGCTTTAAGTGATAAGCTGGCTTCAGCTCTCTCTGATTGTAAGAATAAAGATGAACTTGTGAAGAAACATGCCAACATGGCACAGGAAGCTGTTCAAG gCTGGGAGAAGGTAGAAGCAGAAGCAGGGTTTCTGAAGCAAGAATTAGATAAATCTTTGCAACTCAGAGATGCCGGTGAAGAAAGAATATCTCAATTGGATGGAGCTCTCAAGGAGTGCATGCAGCAGCTACGATATGTTCGAGATGAACAACAGCAAAGGGTTCATGATGCTGTGATGAAGACAACAAGGGAATTTGAGAAATCCCAGATGGTATTGGAAGAGAAGCTAGCAGAGACCAGTAAAAGGCTTTCTAAAATAGGTGCTGAAAACACCCATCTTAGCAAGGCTCTTTCAGTGAAGGAAAAGTTGACTGAAGATTTAAGAAAACAATTGAGTCAGATGGAAGCTGATTTGAATGCACTTATGGCTAGATTAGAGTCCACTGAGAAAGACAATGCTTCTTTGACATATGAGGTTCGAGTGCTTGAGAAAGAACTTGATATCAggaatgaggagagagaatttaaTCGTCGGACTGCTGATGCATCACACAAGCAACACCTTGAGGGtgcaaaaaaaattgcaaagttAGAATCAGAATGTCAGAGGTTGCGTCTCCTGGTCAGGAAGCGGTTGCCAGGTCCTGCTGCCTTggttaaaatgaaaaatgaagttgAAATGCTCGGAAGAGATTCTGTTGACATGAGGAGGAGAAGTTTGAGCCCAAATGGTTTAAGGTATGACTCTACTGCTGATAAATTTCCTGAGGCTCCCACCAAAAGGATCAATTTTCTAACCGAGCAGTTATGTGctatggaagaagaaaatgcaATTCTCAAGGAAGCACTCAATAAGAAGATGAATGAGTTACAGTTTTCCAAAAACATGTATAACCGTGCAGCCTCCAAATTATCACAAGTTGAAACAGCGGTTGGAGAATCCCCAAGAGGTACTCTTATGCCACATGAACCCTCTGTAGCATCTATGTCTGATATTGGTAGCGATGATAAGGCTAGTTGTGCAGAATCATGGGCTTCTGCTTTGATTACAGAACTGGAGCATTTTAGAAATGAAAAGCAAAAAGGCTTGCCGGCGTGCAAAACTGTTGGAGCTTCAGACATAAATCTGATGGATGACTTCGTTGAAATGGAAAAACTAGCAGTGGTCTCTGCTGATAAAGTAAGTGTTGGTTCTTATGCTTCCTCACCAGCTAATACATTTGCTGGCCATTTGGAAAATCAGTATTCCTCGGAACTAGGGGGTAGCGATATAGTTCCTGTATCTGACAGTGAGTCAGGCTTCAGTTTGTCAAACCGGGAGACCAGCCGTATTGTTGACGTCAAAGCTCCTCATTGGCTCCAGGATATAGTGAAATTGGTGTTAGAGCACAGCCGTGTTGCAGGAAGAAGCCCTGAACAAATACAAGAGGATATAAGAATAGCTTTGGCAACTACAACCAATCCTTCTTCTGCTAAAAGCTGCATCTCATGGAAAAGCTCAAATCAGTGTCCAGTAACTGATTCAACCAATGGAGTAAGTGATCAGCAGTTACAACCAGATCTTAAGAAATCAATATGCAAAATAATTGAGCTTATTGAAGGAATCAGTTTGCCATCTCCAGATTATAACACAGACGCCAGATACAAGAATTCAGAAACACAGGCAGGCTACATGGTTCGTGTTTTCCAGTGGAAAACTTCTGAACTTGGCACTCTTCTACAACAATTTGTTCATGCTTGTTATAATCTGTTAAATGGAAAGGCTGGTCTTGATAAATTTGCTGAAGAACTAACTACGGCTTTGGACTGGATTTTGAACCACTGCTTTTCACTTCAAGATGTTTCAAGCATGAAGGATGCAATTAAGAAGCAATTTGATTGGGATGATACACGAAGTGAAAGCGAGGCAGAAGTTGGAATGGTTGGTCACTATTCAGATGCAGACAAATTTCGAGTTCTCAGAGCACACACATCATTTAGGCCTATGGCTCCTTCTTCAAATGGCCATGGCAGTCAAATAGAAGAGTTGCAGTCCAATTTGGtccaagaaaaccaaaagttaAAGGATGAACTTGCGAATACAGAATCTGGCAAAAAAGAGTTGGAAGGCAGACTTCAGTCAGCCTGTGATAAGAGTGAATTCCTGATCAATCAGCTTAAGGAATCCGAGAAAATTATTGCCAGCTTGCAAGAAGAGTTACAAAGTTTAAGAGACTCGAAGAGTTTGATGGAGGATcaactcaaaactcaaaagacAATGAATGAAGATCTTGACACGCAGCTCACAGTGACCAGAGTTGAATTGAGTGAAACTCATCAGAAGTTTTCATCTCTAGAAGATGAGCTCGAGAACAAATACAACTGCtgtgaagaattggaagcttcATGCGTTGACCTGCAGCTTCAGCTCGAAAG TATGAAGACGAAAAGCCCTGACTCCAATCTTAACCAGGAGGAAAGGCAAGACCAAACT GAATGGGAGATAACAGCTGCTTCAGAAAAGTTGGCAGAATGCCAAGAGACTATACTTAACcttgggaagcagttgaaggCGATGGCTGCACCAAGAGAAGCAGCCCTTTTTGACAAGGTCATTGCTGATCCCACTGATGTAAATACCACAACAACCATAGCCACTGGCGCTACCTCAAACAAGACCATGAGCCGCCGGTCCTCTCTACTTGATCAAATGCTAGCAGAAGATGGCACTACGACCAAAGATTTTATATCTCCCAAGACAAAAGAAGTTGACAATAATTTCACCTCCACATTTGGTCCCAAGAGGGTAGTAGAGCCCCTCGAGAATATCCTCAATTTAAATGTGAAGCACCAGGATGAGAATGCTGCTACTGGTTCATTTGCTCTGGTGCCTAGCAAGAAACGAAGTGGGAGTTTATGGAGGAAGCTACTCTGGAGACGCACAAAAAGTAGCAGCAAGAAAGCACCCCTTCCGATCGCCTCATGA
- the LOC112186798 gene encoding filament-like plant protein 7 isoform X1 produces the protein MDKAWLWRKKSTEKLPIVADKVNGSSKGNEEEMEAILNEKAELEKDLKALSDKLASALSDCKNKDELVKKHANMAQEAVQGWEKVEAEAGFLKQELDKSLQLRDAGEERISQLDGALKECMQQLRYVRDEQQQRVHDAVMKTTREFEKSQMVLEEKLAETSKRLSKIGAENTHLSKALSVKEKLTEDLRKQLSQMEADLNALMARLESTEKDNASLTYEVRVLEKELDIRNEEREFNRRTADASHKQHLEGAKKIAKLESECQRLRLLVRKRLPGPAALVKMKNEVEMLGRDSVDMRRRSLSPNGLRYDSTADKFPEAPTKRINFLTEQLCAMEEENAILKEALNKKMNELQFSKNMYNRAASKLSQVETAVGESPRGTLMPHEPSVASMSDIGSDDKASCAESWASALITELEHFRNEKQKGLPACKTVGASDINLMDDFVEMEKLAVVSADKVSVGSYASSPANTFAGHLENQYSSELGGSDIVPVSDSESGFSLSNRETSRIVDVKAPHWLQDIVKLVLEHSRVAGRSPEQIQEDIRIALATTTNPSSAKSCISWKSSNQCPVTDSTNGVSDQQLQPDLKKSICKIIELIEGISLPSPDYNTDARYKNSETQAGYMVRVFQWKTSELGTLLQQFVHACYNLLNGKAGLDKFAEELTTALDWILNHCFSLQDVSSMKDAIKKQFDWDDTRSESEAEVGMVGHYSDADKFRVLRAHTSFRPMAPSSNGHGSQIEELQSNLVQENQKLKDELANTESGKKELEGRLQSACDKSEFLINQLKESEKIIASLQEELQSLRDSKSLMEDQLKTQKTMNEDLDTQLTVTRVELSETHQKFSSLEDELENKYNCCEELEASCVDLQLQLESMKTKSPDSNLNQEERQDQTEWEITAASEKLAECQETILNLGKQLKAMAAPREAALFDKVIADPTDVNTTTTIATGATSNKTMSRRSSLLDQMLAEDGTTTKDFISPKTKEVDNNFTSTFGPKRVVEPLENILNLNVKHQDENAATGSFALVPSKKRSGSLWRKLLWRRTKSSSKKAPLPIAS, from the exons ATGGATAAGGCGTGGCTATGGAGGAAGAAATCTACAGAGAAGCTGCCCATTGTTGCTGACAAAGTCAACGGTTCGTCAAAAGGAAATGAAGAAGAG ATGGAGGCAATTCTTAATGAGAAGGCAGAGCTAGAGAAAGATTTGAAAGCTTTAAGTGATAAGCTGGCTTCAGCTCTCTCTGATTGTAAGAATAAAGATGAACTTGTGAAGAAACATGCCAACATGGCACAGGAAGCTGTTCAAG gCTGGGAGAAGGTAGAAGCAGAAGCAGGGTTTCTGAAGCAAGAATTAGATAAATCTTTGCAACTCAGAGATGCCGGTGAAGAAAGAATATCTCAATTGGATGGAGCTCTCAAGGAGTGCATGCAGCAGCTACGATATGTTCGAGATGAACAACAGCAAAGGGTTCATGATGCTGTGATGAAGACAACAAGGGAATTTGAGAAATCCCAGATGGTATTGGAAGAGAAGCTAGCAGAGACCAGTAAAAGGCTTTCTAAAATAGGTGCTGAAAACACCCATCTTAGCAAGGCTCTTTCAGTGAAGGAAAAGTTGACTGAAGATTTAAGAAAACAATTGAGTCAGATGGAAGCTGATTTGAATGCACTTATGGCTAGATTAGAGTCCACTGAGAAAGACAATGCTTCTTTGACATATGAGGTTCGAGTGCTTGAGAAAGAACTTGATATCAggaatgaggagagagaatttaaTCGTCGGACTGCTGATGCATCACACAAGCAACACCTTGAGGGtgcaaaaaaaattgcaaagttAGAATCAGAATGTCAGAGGTTGCGTCTCCTGGTCAGGAAGCGGTTGCCAGGTCCTGCTGCCTTggttaaaatgaaaaatgaagttgAAATGCTCGGAAGAGATTCTGTTGACATGAGGAGGAGAAGTTTGAGCCCAAATGGTTTAAGGTATGACTCTACTGCTGATAAATTTCCTGAGGCTCCCACCAAAAGGATCAATTTTCTAACCGAGCAGTTATGTGctatggaagaagaaaatgcaATTCTCAAGGAAGCACTCAATAAGAAGATGAATGAGTTACAGTTTTCCAAAAACATGTATAACCGTGCAGCCTCCAAATTATCACAAGTTGAAACAGCGGTTGGAGAATCCCCAAGAGGTACTCTTATGCCACATGAACCCTCTGTAGCATCTATGTCTGATATTGGTAGCGATGATAAGGCTAGTTGTGCAGAATCATGGGCTTCTGCTTTGATTACAGAACTGGAGCATTTTAGAAATGAAAAGCAAAAAGGCTTGCCGGCGTGCAAAACTGTTGGAGCTTCAGACATAAATCTGATGGATGACTTCGTTGAAATGGAAAAACTAGCAGTGGTCTCTGCTGATAAAGTAAGTGTTGGTTCTTATGCTTCCTCACCAGCTAATACATTTGCTGGCCATTTGGAAAATCAGTATTCCTCGGAACTAGGGGGTAGCGATATAGTTCCTGTATCTGACAGTGAGTCAGGCTTCAGTTTGTCAAACCGGGAGACCAGCCGTATTGTTGACGTCAAAGCTCCTCATTGGCTCCAGGATATAGTGAAATTGGTGTTAGAGCACAGCCGTGTTGCAGGAAGAAGCCCTGAACAAATACAAGAGGATATAAGAATAGCTTTGGCAACTACAACCAATCCTTCTTCTGCTAAAAGCTGCATCTCATGGAAAAGCTCAAATCAGTGTCCAGTAACTGATTCAACCAATGGAGTAAGTGATCAGCAGTTACAACCAGATCTTAAGAAATCAATATGCAAAATAATTGAGCTTATTGAAGGAATCAGTTTGCCATCTCCAGATTATAACACAGACGCCAGATACAAGAATTCAGAAACACAGGCAGGCTACATGGTTCGTGTTTTCCAGTGGAAAACTTCTGAACTTGGCACTCTTCTACAACAATTTGTTCATGCTTGTTATAATCTGTTAAATGGAAAGGCTGGTCTTGATAAATTTGCTGAAGAACTAACTACGGCTTTGGACTGGATTTTGAACCACTGCTTTTCACTTCAAGATGTTTCAAGCATGAAGGATGCAATTAAGAAGCAATTTGATTGGGATGATACACGAAGTGAAAGCGAGGCAGAAGTTGGAATGGTTGGTCACTATTCAGATGCAGACAAATTTCGAGTTCTCAGAGCACACACATCATTTAGGCCTATGGCTCCTTCTTCAAATGGCCATGGCAGTCAAATAGAAGAGTTGCAGTCCAATTTGGtccaagaaaaccaaaagttaAAGGATGAACTTGCGAATACAGAATCTGGCAAAAAAGAGTTGGAAGGCAGACTTCAGTCAGCCTGTGATAAGAGTGAATTCCTGATCAATCAGCTTAAGGAATCCGAGAAAATTATTGCCAGCTTGCAAGAAGAGTTACAAAGTTTAAGAGACTCGAAGAGTTTGATGGAGGATcaactcaaaactcaaaagacAATGAATGAAGATCTTGACACGCAGCTCACAGTGACCAGAGTTGAATTGAGTGAAACTCATCAGAAGTTTTCATCTCTAGAAGATGAGCTCGAGAACAAATACAACTGCtgtgaagaattggaagcttcATGCGTTGACCTGCAGCTTCAGCTCGAAAG TATGAAGACGAAAAGCCCTGACTCCAATCTTAACCAGGAGGAAAGGCAAGACCAAACT GAATGGGAGATAACAGCTGCTTCAGAAAAGTTGGCAGAATGCCAAGAGACTATACTTAACcttgggaagcagttgaaggCGATGGCTGCACCAAGAGAAGCAGCCCTTTTTGACAAGGTCATTGCTGATCCCACTGATGTAAATACCACAACAACCATAGCCACTGGCGCTACCTCAAACAAGACCATGAGCCGCCGGTCCTCTCTACTTGATCAAATGCTAGCAGAAGATGGCACTACGACCAAAGATTTTATATCTCCCAAGACAAAAGAAGTTGACAATAATTTCACCTCCACATTTGGTCCCAAGAGGGTAGTAGAGCCCCTCGAGAATATCCTCAATTTAAATGTGAAGCACCAGGATGAGAATGCTGCTACTGGTTCATTTGCTCTGGTGCCTAGCAAGAAACGAAGTGGGAGTTTATGGAGGAAGCTACTCTGGAGACGCACAAAAAGTAGCAGCAAGAAAGCACCCCTTCCGATCGCCTCATGA